The genomic stretch taccattaaaaattaaattttttggatggtatcttcgtcgaggggttattctcaccaaagacaatcttgttaagcggaattggcacggaagtacacgatgtgttttttgtcatcatgatgaaactatcaatcatttattcttccagtgccaatttgcgagatctatatggtcagtcatccaagtagcgtctaccttgtatcctccgactagtgtcgctaatgtctttggcaattggctttatGGTATCAGctcaaggtttaaaatgcttcttaggatctggctatgtagaaatgacaagatctttaacgataaaaattgctctttgttgcaggttatctacagatgcacaggtattctccgttcgtggttacctcttcagcgtgtggagaaccgagacctgtttacggaggtctgtacacagttggaggatacggcgagggatactttttccctatatgggtggcagcatagtctacggatagttgctccacctagctcttaggcgttatatgattcatcgttccgatatgtatttcgcctatttttgtttttctgcaactttggtcacttgagacaacaaacggctgtgtgcatcctggttatgcagaggctggatgtaaaaaAAATATGACTTCCGTGCCAAATATAGTGGTATATGCTCAGCCGAGTTTATAAAGAGGGATGCCCTGGAGAACTCAAAGCACCTCAAGAATGATAGTTTCACCATCAGGTGCGATGTCCTCGTCATCGAGAATGCTGACGCCAAGGGCTCCGCTTCACAGTTCGTCACGGTGCCACCGCCCGACATGCAGCGTCACTTCACCGATCTCCTGATTGCCAAGGAAGGCACGGACGTCACGTTCAAGGTCGGTACCGAGGCGTTCGCCGCGCACCGATGCATCCTCGCGGCCCGGTCTAGAGTCTTCAAGGCTGAGCTTTTTGGCCCGATGAAAGAGGGCAGCATGATGACTGCTGACGCCATAACTGTAGACGACATGGATGCTCGAGTTTTCAGGGCAATGCTTGAGTTCATTTACAGTGACTTGGAGCCAGAGCTGGGGAAGGAAGATGATGAAGGTGTGATGTGGCAGCACCTGCTCGGTGCGGCGGATAGGTATGATCTCCAACGGCTGAAGCTCATGTGTGAAGATAAGCTGTGCAGGTTCATCGATGTGAGCACCACGACGTCCATCCTGGCTCTAGCTGAGCGCCACAGTTGTGACGGGCTGAAGAAGGCGTGCTACGATTTTCTGGGTGCTCCGGGGAAGCTGAAGGCTGTCGCGGCCACTGATGGATTCGATCATCTGATCACGAGCTGCCCCTCTGTTATGAAGGAGTTGATTGCCATGCTTGCGCCTTAGTGTTCATATCTTTACATTCCAGTTGTTATCTACCGGTTCAAATTGCGTTTGTGAATTTGCTGAATCTTTATTGGACTTGCCTGTTGTGTAGTCATTATCTTTTGGTTTTCCCCGTGATAGAATGCTTCTGATGAATTGGTAAGTGCTGCATCATCTGTGGTCAGTTTCTCTATTCCTTACTAGTATGTGGTATCGATTTTGTCTCCACATTTTGTTACCTGAATGTTACATTatcttcaaattttaatttagaaACAAGGCCCTCATTTTCACTTTTCAGTTAAAATGTCTGATACTCGTCAATTCCATCTCCACAGGCCTAAAGCTCAATAGTTGCAACTGAGGGCATCACATTGTACTGGTTAATTTACTGTTTGTTTCAATTGGTGCGTGGCTGTGTATAGGCACTATGAGGAGGAAAACATTTGACAAAAGCAGCTGCAAATTCTTTAAACACAACCTCAAGACTGTACTTGATTGTCTCGTTTACCTAGAGGGAGACGTTGTTTTGATAAAATTCTATATTTACATGAATCGCTCGGCATGTTGTCTCATGATATTAAACCACGCTTTAGAGAACACAAAGCTTTGTAGTTGGTAATAATCTTtcacgaaggtgcattttgccaatTCTACGAACCACTCCTGTGAAATATGTTTGTATTCCTTGATTATGCTCATCAAGTTTGCAACATGGATCCAGAGTTAAACCCTGAGTGCGGGTGCATTTTCCACGGCCTGTAGCAGGATTTCAAGTTGGCCCGTGGACCGCATAAATCTCATGACATATAAATTCTTGAGATTGTTATATGCTGAAATCCTGGAAGGCTTCTGATAGGATGCTGTCTATTATGAGCAACGGCGAAACTACCAAACTGCAGCAGATAGGGCAAACAAAACGATGAGCAGATTTATCATCTTCTAACAATGGTAATaactacccgcaaaaaaaaaacaatgataaTGATGACTTATAAACAAAGCTTTATCTGGCAGCAATTTAGCTATTGGGTAGTTTAGTTAATAAAAATCAATGATTAAATGTGAGCAACAAAACTGTTTATGATTGCTTGCTTAACCGTTGAAAAGGCCAGAGAGAAATGCATACATACATGTTCCTGAAGCAGGCCATCATGGTTTTTTTTACCAGAAGCATAAATTTGAGGCTCAACAAAATTTGAAACGAATAATGATAGAATCTTGAAAGTCTGAATATAACACACATATGAAATAGATGACGGCTACTAGCAAAGTAGGGTAAGGTGAACATGAGGTCCTTACATTCAACTCAAGCTTTTTAGTAAGTACCACAGCTCTAAAATAAGAGGCTAAAGAGAGAATGTTGCCAGCATCTTCATCAACGATAATTATATCCAGCTGCAAGTACTTCAGCTGGGGAAACTTGCAGGGGTTCTCTAGCAACCCAGGCGTTTGTTAAAGGTTACAATAAGAAATATGCAAGATGAAAACTCAAATAATGACACAACAGATGGGACATCAAACCTTCAATGGAGTAGTAGCTAACAGATGGGACATCAAACCTTCCATTAAGATGAAGGTGCACATCTTTCAGCTCTCGCCATTGTCAATAGAATGCCACTCCCCTCTGTACACGGAAAAGTTTTGAGCTTCTTGGCATCACGTCACACGGTCACAGTATGCAATATGCAAGTGCAGCAGGCAAGACAATATCCTTTCACCTCAGCGATCGGCTTTACACAGCCATGAGCCAACAAACTCTACGATAACCAGCATATCCCTATGATTGTATTTTAGATACAACAATTGCATTTAACAAGCATCTCTATTCAGAAGATACAGCATAGTACAAGATCTAACTGATATAAGCACACTAACTGTATATAAACCGGCCCTGCAGGTCCTGGCGGATTGGAGACTACTCTGTAACGGTCAAACACCTATAGCTTTGGACGCAAGGACGCCGAGGTTTGAGAGTGGGGCTTGATGAAATTCAGCACGAGTGAAGTCAGCTCTCGCTCATGGCCTGTGTACCGATGGTTGGCTCCCGCAACTATGTGCAGCTCGTGGTTTGGGATGTTCGCAGCGAACATCAGGGCGTCTCCTGCTGGGACCGTTTCATCTTTCAAGCCATGGACTGTGAGAACCCTGCAGTTTGGTGCATGGTTTTCTCAAGGCTCGGGCTGTCCATGCCAGTTTATTCAGTCAGGTGTAAGAAAGTACTAGCTTAGAACCTGCAGTCTTTGCTGATGGAGCGGCTCGAAAGGAGGGTGTCGGTGCTCAGCCGATCTCGTAGACTCTCATCTGTAACTCGGTACTCAAATTGCCCTGCATAAGTGCATAACAACGGAAATGTTGCAGTAAGGTAAGCATAGCATGGGACTGTCATCCGCAAAATTAATCTTTCAGCTACAATATTTTGCAGATTTAGTATATGAACATAAGCAGAGACACAGAATAATTATCCAGCCTATGGTTCACATAAGCATGATGGTGCTTACAAGTAACTCGCTAAGCCGTGCAATTTGGTGCATAAATAAGTATGGGTACCAGAAATAAAGGATTGCCTTGGCCATATCTTCATCTTGTTAATTGGTTTCACCAGGTAAAACCTGTCTGCAGACACACTACCAGAATTGACACGACTATTTTACTTGGAAACCTTGGTAAAATTTCATTGATCCATATACATGTCATAGGCTCAAGATTTGTAGTTAATTTAACGAAATAAATTTCATGGGAGACTTAGTGAAAATAAATGCCAATATCAAGTGTAGCAAACTTGCACCTTTTTTATTCCTGACATCTATGTATCCATCTTTCTTTATTCTCTGCATGAAGTTCTTCCCCAGTCGCCCATCGATACCTTGCTCTAAGGCAAAGCGGCCAGAAATATTCACAATGGCGGCAACATCATGGTACATTGAAGCATACAAAAGCACAGCATTTCCTCCTAAAAGCCAGAAATAGAAGGCATGAAGTATAGAAAGTGAACTGTCGAAAGTAACATAATTAAAAAGCATGGGAGGCACGTACATTTACACGAGAAAGACATGATATCAGCATATAATACAGGATGCATCGAATAGTAAGGGATTACTTTCATTTATGCATGAATAAGTTGTAGAGGTTTTTCTACAAGGCAGCAAACACgggagacaataaacaaagtatgaGTACGTGCGAACTATTGAATTCAAATGCATGTTAACAGGGCTATCACTAGTGTGCAGTATGTACACACAGGAATACAGCAAAAAAGCTTGATATGTATATAAACATCATTTTCATATGGCCGAAGGGTTACCTGCCTTTGCTATGACCAACAAGGGCAATTATGTCATACTTCTGTTCTGCGAAGTAAGATACTACAGAGCGCAAGTCATCTGCCTCTTTTCGGTAGTTTCCATATTGGAATACACCCTCGCTTTCCCTGTGAGAGAGATAAAGAGCACCTAATTCAACAATGGTACACAAATCGAATGTAGCAGCCAGCAACAAAGTACTCAAAGGACATTGTGTTATGAATAAAAATTGATGTGAAAAATTATGGGTGTTGCTATCCGCTACTTGCTGAAGATGTACAAACTGCATGAAGATGCCTATCCCCACCTCACAAACATTCTAATTCAACGCCAAAAGTGAAAGTCTGCATTATGAATGCTATGATGCTACACCATAGCTACTACAATGTTGTCACAAGAAGCTTACCCATTTCCAGCAAAATCGAACCGAAAAACATTAACTCCTTCGCTTGCTAGTGCAGCGGCAAGGTCGACCAAGATACTGTCATCCTGCAAGCCATTACAGAGTAAGACAGTCATATAAAGATGAAAACCAAAAACAGTGAAAGTAAGAATCTTAGACAGCTCAAGTTCATACCTGATTAAATATATGAAAGACATAAACGGTACAGACTTGCCTTTGTAGCTCGGAATCCATGACAGAGGATCACGAGCTCCTTCGAACATGCTTCATGCAATAAACCAACAAGCTTCTCCCCAACTTTGTTCGAAATGAGAATTCTTCGTCCACAAAAAACTGTATACCATACACCACGTTCCAAGTACAAATCAAATTCAGAATACAAAATATAGTCGGCAAATAGGATCAGAGGGATCCTTAATATTTGAACTaaaccacgacacttattatggattagAGGGAGTACTATATTACAAAGTATAAGTTGATTCTTTGACAGTGAAATAGCAAGGCAATCAGATGCATATGATCCTTGTCATGATTGTCAGTAGATAATCTTCAAAAAACCTGTTATAGGTGGTCAACTAAGACGCACATGTGCATGTCTGGAAACAAATATGGATGTCATGAAAAATACATTCTTCTGCTCTTCAGCAAACTAGTGACGCGAATGTTCAACTGCGCGAACTCCAACTTGGCGAGCTACAGCCTCCTAAAGCTCCTCATAAAATCATCTAATTAAGAGTAAACATCACAAAATCACAAAATTCTAAAAATATATCTAGTTTTCATAGATGAGATCACATTATGGTCAGACTGAATCCACTGCACAACCTGACATTTCCTCGAAGAGCCCCTACTGTCTAAAACCTAGAGACCTGGCCAAATTACCACATAGACATTCGGATGCTAGCGGAGATAGTAAAAAACGTATCCATATAAACCCGAAAAGGTAAAATTAATCACCTAAACTCCGAATTTTGGACTAGGCGAGTGGAATTTCCGGATCTTATTCTACACCGGTCCGGGTCGAAAGAAGCTTAGCTACTGTGACCAATACAGGAAGGATCCACCCGAAACCCtattcagagagagagagaggagagggattTGCACCTGGGGACTGCGGGGATTTCTCCGGAGGCATGGATAGGCAGCGGACGGCGGGCGCCGGCGATTGACACAGCCGGAGACCGGAGTCAAGCTGGACCGCGCTGAGCTTGCTTGCCTCACCCCGTGCAGTGCCGCAGTGGGCTTTGAGTGGGCCTCCTTGCTTGCACACGACCCAGTTGTTTTTGTCTAAACGACATTTTCTTTGGACAGAGCTGGGGGACCCTAGCCCGGGTCCAATGCTGATCATTTTTTTAACTTTAAATTTCCGCATTTGCTCTATGCAGCAAAAAAAAGTTCCTGTATTTGTTTTTGGTGCAGCAAAAATTGATTCAccatgaaataaaagaaaatgactaAGCTCGTCTTTGAGCTATTGTAGCAAAATTGATCTCGTTGAAGACATCGTCAAAGACCGAATATCCTGTAGCAACCATGTTGTGAAATTGTAGCAAAATGTCAAAAAAGTCGCAGCAAAAAAAATCCACATAGAAGATACCTCAAAGACCTCGTCGGAGACATAAACGGAGACCTGGTAGCAAAAAAGTTATGCTTTTGTATCAACATTGTACAATGGTTGTAGCAAACAATTTATAGTATTTTAACACCGTAGCACGACCACCACCGTTGACGAAGATCTGACTGGAGACCTTGCCGACCACTGCCTGCAGCACCTCCGGCCATCGTCGTCCAGTCCTTGCAGCACATCCGCCCCCGATGGCAGTACAACCGCTCACCGGCAGTAGCACCACCGTCCTCTCCTTGCAACACACCCACCCACCTACGAGAGCATAGTCACTCACCAACAGTAGCATCAATGCTCACCCATGGAAGCATGGTCACACACCAACGATAGCATCACCACCAACCGATAGTAGCACTATTGACCACCCTATTGAAGCACCTCTTCGAAGGTAGCACTGCCTCCCTttgttggcagcataaaagcgaCGCCCGTAAGAGCTAGGTTTTGGGCCTCCGTCATGGCCTCTGGGGACGGTGGACGCCGGGGGAGCTAGGACTTCGGTCCTCCACCGCAGCCTTCATCTCCAGCGATGGCTAGCTCATGGGCAGTAGCGGGATACCGAAAGTAGCACCGATGTCTGGTAGCGCCGCCAGCTACCCACCTCACCCTCCCGGCTCGACCACTTCTCTATGCGCCCCACCGTCGGCCCATCTCATCGATGTTGCGCTGCCAACCTCCTCCAACACCCGCGAGGCGGAGATCGATCCTCATGCTCGCTGCTGGTGTGACAGACAACATCCACCTCCACGATGTGATCCACGGGGCACATCACATCAGCTTACTAAGAGTTCTCAGTCAGCGAGCGTGACACATTTTAAAATACCAATTAAAGATTAAGAGAAGCAACTTTTCAATCTAGCTATAGGAGTATTATCGTATGCGAAATACCCCATCCATTCTCCTACTCCTGTTTATATACGCCGCAGACGGACCGCGATGGGTAGTGCTGCACTGCTGCATCATTTTGCCATGCGGGTTGAGATGGCGAATCTAATCGTACCTTATTTTggatcaattttttttaaaaaaataagatACGTACAAAATGGTTTGCGGTATCCGCTAGAGATGGCGTGAATCTGAAAGTTTCGCAGCAAAAAGACATATCCGGAGAAGAAAAAGACACCCAAGGAATGAACAAAATGACCTGGCTCCTGTCGTCCTCTTCGTCCACCAGTCACCACCGTGACTGTCACATCACCCAGCAAAGGATACACCTACACAGAGCACTCCGGCCGCCGTGCCGCCCAACTCTCCGGTGGAGTTTCCGTCGTCAAACCCCGCCGCCTCCGTAGTCAACCATCCCCCGAATTCCCCCCACCCAACCAGAGAGGCGGCCTCCAGCTCACGGCGTCGATCTCCCCCCGCAAACGCAGTCTAGCTCCGAATTGGGGGCGTAGCCCGTAAGCCACGCTCCCCGCGGTACAAAGAGAGGAACCTAGCAGCAGCTGAAGTGGGTGAGAGGAGGCCACCCGGGGATAAGCAATGGCGGCGTTCGCCAGACGCTTCCGGGAGCTCTCTCTCCTTCTCGCGCTGGCCCTGTGCTCCGCGCTCGCCTCCTCGGTAAGTGCgtacgctctctctctctctcgctgttTAGGCGAGGCGATGACCGGGCCATTCCGGGTCGATTGTCCGGGCTTGATTTAGTGGCACTGATTCGTTTGTGTcggcgtgcgtgcgtgtgtggtAGGTGGAGGGCGAGACCTCGAGAAGGTTCTGGATCGAGAACGATGCGTTCTGGAAGGACGGGGAGCAGTTCCAGATCGTCGGCGGCGACGTGCACTACTTCCGCATCATCCCAGAGGTGCATCCTTTTCCGACTAGTTTACATGACATTGCAGCATTTGGTTCTTCTGGAGTGGAGTGGTTGACTCTGTAATTTCGTCATAATGAGGTACACTTGTGTATGTCGAAAGGCTGGAGAGTATCCATCTAAAAGAAAGTGGTTTTTGCACATTCGAAAATATTTGTAATCGCAGATTCAGTCAGTTCTGCACATATTTCAGGCCTACGATTTTGTAAGATGTTACTATCCGAAATTTGGCTGTATTCAACAAATTGGGGTGCCTTGAGCATGCCTCTTCTAGATTGATAAGATTTTGATTCCTACATAAATATCAAATATTTAGCATTTTGTCATACCCATTGATCATGGCCCATGTATTAGTTTATGATGGTACGCCTTCTACATATTCTTACCGAAACCTTACATCTACATTGTATCATTATGCCTGCAGTATTGGAAAGACCGCCTCTTAAGGGCTAAGGCACTAGGCTTGAACACAATTCAAACATATGTTCCTTGGAATTTGCATGAGCCGGAACCGCGGAGCTGGGAATTCAGGGGATTTGCTGACATTGAATCGTATCTAAGACTTGCTCATGAATTAGAAATGCTGGTCATGCTTCGTGTTGGTCCATATATTTGTGGAGGTAATTCATTTTACACATTGACTAACCAAGGAATTGTATTTCTATGTAAAGAAGAGAGGAAGTAGGGTTAAAGATGAATCTACAGAATTCAGATAACTACATTAGCTGCAAGAGTCACCTTGTCATCCTTTGTAGGATGTATTCAATCGTTCTTCCCTGTTGACTTTTCATAGAGTAGAATGCCTTAACTTTATAAACATAGTATGACATTGTTTTCTTATGCTGCGATTTATATTATCTTGTAAATTTTACAATTAATACCATACTCAGTTCAGAAGTTCGTTTTCTTAGTACATGCATGTCATTATGGTTTCAGACTTTGGAGTTGATTGGGTTGTGATAGACTTTGGTAGTGTATGCATTTCAGTTGTACTGGCTTCCTATACGTCTATAAATCTGTAAGCTGTGCATTGCAGAATGGGATCTTGGGGGATTTCCACCTTGGTTGCTCAGTATAGAACCGGCCCTTAAACTGCGATCATCAGATTCAGCCTATCTTTCCTTGGTATGCTGCCCAAAACTTTCACCAATTTTATGGTTTTATGTATGATTCCCAACTCATTACTTTGATATTTTCTGGAGATATGTTGACCAAAGTTTTCATCAATTCTCAAGGTGGAGAGATGGTGGAGTGTATTACTCCCAAAAGTAGCACCACTATTATACGTCAATGGAGGTCCAATTATCATGGTGCAGGCAAGTTCGTCACTGTTTAAATTGTTTTACTAATTCGTACCTTCTAGTTTATGCAGCTAACAACAAAACTAATATTACGACTGATATTGCAGATCGAAAATGAATTTGGTTCATTTGGAAACGACAAGAGATACCTTCATAACCTTGTTCTACTGGCCAGACGATATCTGGGGAATGACGTTATTCTGTATGCAGTTTCTGTGCTCATAATTTTCACTGTGGAAATGCGTGCAGTTCACTTTTAGTATAACCTGCTACAGTTTATAACTGATTTTACAGATTATTCATATGGCCATCTTAGGGTATAATTGGAACTTTGCATACTGACTAGGTATGGATGGTATTTAAGTTTGGTGCAGCAGCATAGAGATAGGCATAGCATAGTATAACCACAGCTAGAACTGGCCTTGTTGTCGGTGCACAAATATCACTTATCAGCAGTGTATTTGTTTTCACATTAGACTTTTGTGCTGTTTGAATTTCATGTCCAGGAGCAGGCTAATACTCTTTTTGTGCTCTCACGTAACATAAGGAAAATCAGATATATATGGTTACACATTGCATGTCATGAAACACTTTGTATGAAGCTGTTCAATAGAATGTCTAGTCTTTGTTGACACTTTACAATCAACCAGAACAACTGATTTTGCATTGACAAACCAGAAAGGGGAAAAGAGAGTCAAGAGATATTTAAGCTTCACCGTTTCATTGTTGATGATAAAATCATCAGGATACTCCCATTCGGTTGATTTATTTTTATGTAATTATTTAATTTAATAATGGTTCAGACCAAAAGTTACGTCAATATATTACAATCAATGTGTCTGTCTGTTTGTAAACAGTGGTTATGAAAGCCTTTATGATTCCTCAAAAATCATCTTTCAGGTATACAACTGATGGGGGCACCATTGGTACCTTAAAGAATGGCTCAATTCCTCAAGATGATGTTTTTGCTGGTAAACTATCAAACGAACTTGTCTGATGATTTGGATGCCCTTTCTGTAAAAAAGATGTCATGTGTTACCCTCATGTTTGACGGTCATCACTTGGGATTTTGTCGTACTTTGCTTAAAAAGGTCAAACCGGAAGTGCCATGATTTGGGACAACATGATTATGCTAATATAATGCAACATAAACTGGCAATGTGGTGCTAAATGTCGGGTTAGGGTGTTACAGTCATGTTTCTTATAGCACTGAATAAATCCTATCTTCTGGATACCTCACATAAAGTTGCATGATCTTCTTTTTGTTTCTCTATGCATGGTGTTACGCTAGACTCTTTGATGACTATTTTGTGGGgattctacttaaacaacattcaTTGTACTTAAACTGAAGAATATTCGATACCAATC from Lolium rigidum isolate FL_2022 chromosome 4, APGP_CSIRO_Lrig_0.1, whole genome shotgun sequence encodes the following:
- the LOC124707227 gene encoding BTB/POZ and MATH domain-containing protein 2-like — encoded protein: MSFAGVSLIQDGKLWPSTSANNDAGSASGYHLLVVEGYSRTKDALNGYYIESRSFRVGGYLWLLRYYPNGSWGNAGFISASVILAQHRDALENSKHLKNDSFTIRCDVLVIENADAKGSASQFVTVPPPDMQRHFTDLLIAKEGTDVTFKVGTEAFAAHRCILAARSRVFKAELFGPMKEGSMMTADAITVDDMDARVFRAMLEFIYSDLEPELGKEDDEGVMWQHLLGAADRYDLQRLKLMCEDKLCRFIDVSTTTSILALAERHSCDGLKKACYDFLGAPGKLKAVAATDGFDHLITSCPSVMKELIAMLAP
- the LOC124707228 gene encoding uncharacterized protein YfhR-like isoform X1; the protein is MPPEKSPQSPVFCGRRILISNKVGEKLVGLLHEACSKELVILCHGFRATKDDSILVDLAAALASEGVNVFRFDFAGNGESEGVFQYGNYRKEADDLRSVVSYFAEQKYDIIALVGHSKGGNAVLLYASMYHDVAAIVNISGRFALEQGIDGRLGKNFMQRIKKDGYIDVRNKKGQFEYRVTDESLRDRLSTDTLLSSRSISKDCRVLTVHGLKDETVPAGDALMFAANIPNHELHIVAGANHRYTGHERELTSLVLNFIKPHSQTSASLRPKL